From the genome of Fibrobacter sp. UWH6:
TTTAAAAATATGGCCTGTTAGGCTTTTTTTTATTTATCTTACTTGTCGTTAGGAATGCTTTTCGAGGATTTCATGGCTGAAAATAACGATATGATTTATGCTTTGACCATTGCCGGTTTTGACGGTAGCGCCGGTGCGGGTTTTATTTCTGACATTAAGACCATGGCTCATTTTGGGGTGTATGGCCAGGCTGTCTGCACGGCTCTGACCGAACAGAATGAAGATGAGTTTGTGGCGCCTGGTTGGGTTATCTGGGAACGAATCGAAGCCCAGTTGGAAACGCTCTTCCGAAAGCATACTTTTAAGTACGTGAAAATAGGTTTGGTAGAAAAGGCCAAGATTCTGAAACGTATTGTGGAGTTTGTTCGTGAAAAGTCGCCGGACGCCTTTATTGTGTGGGATCCCATTGCTAGCGCCAGCGCTGGATTCCATTTTATGCGTGATGCCGCAGAATTCTTGCCGGTCATGAAGATGATTGACCTTGTGACGCCCAATGCCGTTGAATACAAGTTTCTTGGTCTGGAGGCCGCTCACGAAAAGGGCATAATTCAGATG
Proteins encoded in this window:
- a CDS encoding hydroxymethylpyrimidine/phosphomethylpyrimidine kinase produces the protein MAENNDMIYALTIAGFDGSAGAGFISDIKTMAHFGVYGQAVCTALTEQNEDEFVAPGWVIWERIEAQLETLFRKHTFKYVKIGLVEKAKILKRIVEFVREKSPDAFIVWDPIASASAGFHFMRDAAEFLPVMKMIDLVTPNAVEYKFLGLEAAHEKGIIQMGKDCAVLLKGGHAEGADSVDTLIMDGAEYKFASPRLPGCGKHGTGCVLSSAILANVALGKPLPEACKIAKDYMNQYLQSGEGRLGFVR